A genome region from Schlesneria paludicola DSM 18645 includes the following:
- a CDS encoding pilus assembly protein TadG-related protein, which produces MRRWVFVNKPNTSRRAAILVLAAIMMIVVIAFAALAIDLGLIALAANQLQNAADAAALAAAYELIPDAKPPFPLKSPLAVGVNVPSIVSLTIGLNLSTSASVLGTDIQVIQPQTPTSNVAAAIAAARDVASKNRCLQATSLQTTDSDVQVYYEPQPSKPLPLLPIPGVDALLSSLILASTVDTRPNTARVTLRSDAAGNSLIPLVFAPALGMKSVKSSKSSSARVAPAYTATRGAKILPIAMDVTIWRALRLGNGAYNGIPLAGQLLQQNGAPVILIDEQRWDPKTQAISTGSDGIWEVSMITQPLGALQLPLLSLLGLSNAQNAAATVVTVRTSSSQSNAQLLSQISNGLDTSPLSGARMTLPFNMQGEKSIPDAVLSGIEATIGEPQVILLYDTLSGTITNTLNQLLNLPQTYKIVGWGGCVVTKVERLGVLTLLKVQPAPYASSTMTVQQSANSAYTDMVFTGPRLVE; this is translated from the coding sequence ATTGACCTTGGCCTGATCGCACTCGCCGCGAACCAGCTCCAGAACGCCGCCGATGCCGCGGCGCTCGCGGCGGCCTATGAGTTGATTCCCGACGCAAAGCCCCCATTCCCACTCAAGTCTCCGCTGGCGGTTGGCGTGAATGTCCCTTCGATCGTCTCGCTGACAATCGGCTTGAACCTCAGCACATCTGCATCGGTCTTGGGAACTGATATCCAGGTGATCCAGCCACAAACCCCCACGTCGAACGTCGCTGCGGCGATTGCAGCGGCGCGAGACGTCGCGTCGAAGAATCGTTGCCTGCAGGCGACGTCACTTCAGACCACCGACAGTGATGTTCAAGTTTACTATGAGCCCCAGCCGTCCAAGCCGCTTCCCTTGCTCCCGATCCCGGGAGTCGACGCCTTGCTCTCGAGCCTGATCCTGGCCTCGACGGTCGATACGCGACCGAACACGGCACGGGTGACATTGCGAAGTGATGCCGCGGGAAACAGCCTGATCCCGCTGGTGTTTGCTCCGGCCTTGGGCATGAAGTCGGTCAAGTCCAGCAAGAGCAGTTCCGCACGAGTCGCCCCAGCCTATACGGCGACAAGGGGGGCAAAAATTCTGCCCATCGCCATGGATGTCACCATCTGGCGGGCACTGCGACTTGGCAATGGAGCGTACAACGGAATTCCACTCGCCGGCCAATTGCTGCAGCAAAACGGGGCACCCGTCATCCTGATTGACGAACAACGTTGGGATCCGAAGACGCAAGCCATCTCCACCGGCTCTGACGGAATTTGGGAAGTCTCGATGATCACACAACCGCTTGGAGCCCTGCAACTTCCTTTGCTGTCGCTGCTCGGACTGTCGAATGCTCAGAACGCCGCCGCGACAGTTGTCACTGTGCGAACGAGTTCCAGCCAATCTAACGCGCAGTTGCTGTCACAGATCTCGAACGGACTCGATACGTCGCCGCTTTCAGGCGCACGCATGACGCTCCCCTTTAACATGCAGGGAGAAAAGTCCATTCCCGACGCCGTCTTGTCAGGGATCGAGGCGACCATCGGAGAACCGCAGGTGATCCTCCTTTACGACACGTTGTCAGGAACCATCACCAATACGTTGAATCAACTTTTGAATTTGCCGCAGACATATAAGATCGTGGGATGGGGAGGATGCGTCGTCACAAAGGTGGAGCGACTGGGCGTGCTCACCCTGCTGAAGGTCCAACCAGCCCCCTATGCCAGCAGTACGATGACGGTGCAGCAGTCCGCGAACTCAGCCTACACAGACATGGTTTTTACGGGCCCGCGACTGGTTGAATAG